A DNA window from Canis lupus dingo isolate Sandy chromosome 2, ASM325472v2, whole genome shotgun sequence contains the following coding sequences:
- the LOC112660066 gene encoding cytochrome c oxidase subunit 6B1-like — MVEDIKTKIKNYQAAPFDSCFPNQNQTRNCWWNYLDFHHCEKAMSAAKGGDVSVRKGHRHVYKSLCAISWLSAWNDHQAEGMFLGNI; from the coding sequence ATGGTGGAAGACATCAAGACCAAAATCAAGAACTACCAGGCTGCCCCTTTTGACAGCTGCTTCCCCAACCAGAACCAGACCAGGAACTGCTGGTGGAACTACCTGGACTTCCACCACTGTGAAAAGGCAATGTCTGCTGCTAAAGGGGGTGATGTCTCCGTGCGTAAAGGACACCGGCATGTGTACAAGTCCCTCTGCGCCATATCCTGGTTGTCAGCCTGGAATGACCACCAAGCAGAAGGCATGTTTCTTGGGAACATCTGA